A DNA window from Planctomycetota bacterium contains the following coding sequences:
- a CDS encoding (2Fe-2S)-binding protein, translating into MPVVNFVTEKKQINVPEGANLRTEAMQAGVKLYNGLNGFGAKLNEVFNCHGLGHCGTCRVLITKGLENASEMGAMEKITFKVGAGAFAYIGNEANMRLACCVKVNGDMDVVTCPEFNLFGDNFFS; encoded by the coding sequence TGCCTGTGGTCAACTTCGTTACCGAGAAGAAGCAGATCAATGTTCCCGAGGGGGCCAACCTGCGAACGGAAGCGATGCAGGCGGGGGTGAAGCTGTACAACGGTCTGAATGGGTTCGGCGCCAAGCTGAACGAAGTGTTCAACTGCCACGGGCTGGGACATTGCGGCACCTGTCGCGTGCTGATCACCAAGGGGCTGGAAAACGCCAGCGAGATGGGGGCGATGGAAAAGATCACCTTCAAGGTCGGCGCCGGCGCGTTCGCGTATATCGGCAACGAAGCGAACATGCGGCTGGCTTGCTGTGTGAAGGTCAACGGCGACATGGACGTGGTGACTTGCCCCGAGTTCAACCTGTTCGGCGATAACTTTTTTAGCTAG
- a CDS encoding P-II family nitrogen regulator, whose amino-acid sequence MKQVVAIVKPYLAEKVLDSLKRAPLEAVSVTEVKGYGRQKNYLDQYAGSEYSLAFLPKVEIELWVEDNRVEEVIRKIVEVARTGRMGDGKIFVLPAGKEVGELRGGRVGG is encoded by the coding sequence ATGAAACAGGTGGTGGCGATCGTCAAGCCGTACTTGGCCGAGAAGGTGCTCGACAGTCTGAAGCGAGCACCGCTCGAAGCCGTCAGCGTCACGGAAGTGAAGGGCTATGGCCGGCAGAAGAACTATCTCGATCAATACGCCGGCAGCGAATATTCGTTGGCGTTTCTTCCCAAGGTGGAAATCGAGCTGTGGGTCGAGGACAACCGCGTCGAGGAAGTGATCCGCAAGATCGTCGAAGTGGCGCGGACCGGGCGAATGGGAGACGGGAAGATTTTCGTGCTGCCCGCAGGGAAGGAAGTGGGGGAGTTGCGGGGTGGCAGAGTGGGGGGGTAG
- a CDS encoding DNA topoisomerase IV subunit A translates to MAKKQAAKAVATATLSTKDKKTMGALRGMANDVEQKAENGRAPHLDVPSRSLSNVRYNKTKKFIEMGSGTNRRELFNLSQAKSYMQTLLVGSGCKKLIDQGKTTSLRGLYYMLKHSIEGTKEETFEGQEESDSIIEDVEVTLNALREEMHLYASNRGNLVGPITLVDNGDTIDCTRMGSAGYSIPSICEPDVIELDPQKCQADFILHVEKDTVWRRFAEDKFWKKHNCIVSHGGGQPPRGVRRLLHRLHNELKLPVYCLLDNDPWGYYIYSVLKQGSINLAFESVRMGIPDAKYLGLRSIDYDRCELSNSVKINLNDQDIKRAKQIAEYPWFKEKKAWQKEIERMLKNGFKLEVESLISKDISYVTEEYVPARLKEKDWLD, encoded by the coding sequence ATGGCAAAGAAGCAAGCTGCAAAGGCCGTCGCCACCGCGACCCTGTCGACCAAGGACAAGAAGACGATGGGGGCCCTGCGCGGCATGGCCAACGACGTCGAGCAAAAGGCCGAAAACGGCCGCGCGCCCCACCTCGACGTCCCCAGCCGGTCGCTGTCGAACGTCCGCTACAACAAGACCAAGAAGTTCATTGAAATGGGCTCGGGCACCAATCGCCGCGAGCTGTTCAACCTGTCCCAAGCCAAAAGCTACATGCAGACGCTGCTGGTCGGTAGCGGCTGCAAAAAGCTGATCGATCAGGGCAAGACGACCAGCTTGCGCGGTCTGTACTACATGCTCAAGCACTCGATCGAGGGGACCAAGGAAGAAACCTTCGAGGGGCAGGAAGAGTCGGACTCGATCATCGAAGACGTGGAAGTCACGCTCAACGCGCTGCGCGAAGAGATGCACCTCTACGCCAGCAACCGTGGCAACCTGGTTGGGCCGATCACCCTGGTCGACAACGGCGACACGATCGACTGTACCCGAATGGGAAGCGCCGGCTACAGCATTCCGTCGATCTGCGAGCCCGACGTGATCGAGCTCGACCCCCAGAAGTGCCAAGCCGATTTCATCCTGCACGTCGAAAAGGACACGGTCTGGCGCCGCTTTGCCGAGGACAAGTTCTGGAAGAAGCATAACTGTATCGTCAGCCACGGCGGCGGTCAGCCCCCGCGCGGCGTGCGCCGGTTGCTCCATCGGCTGCACAACGAGCTGAAGCTGCCGGTCTACTGTCTGCTGGATAACGACCCGTGGGGATACTACATCTACAGCGTCTTGAAGCAGGGCTCGATCAACCTGGCCTTCGAGAGCGTGCGGATGGGCATTCCCGACGCCAAGTACCTGGGCCTGCGCAGCATCGACTATGACCGTTGCGAGCTATCGAACAGCGTGAAGATCAACCTCAACGACCAGGATATCAAGCGCGCCAAGCAGATCGCCGAGTATCCCTGGTTCAAGGAAAAGAAAGCCTGGCAGAAAGAAATCGAGCGGATGCTCAAGAACGGCTTCAAGCTGGAAGTCGAATCGCTGATCTCCAAGGACATCAGCTACGTGACCGAGGAATACGTCCCGGCGCGATTGAAGGAAAAAGATTGGTTGGATTAG
- a CDS encoding nucleotidyl transferase AbiEii/AbiGii toxin family protein: MPLPEPTNQNLGANIGQPPIVGMVEPFEARMNQDLEWAMSEGSVFFEGRGKVQDSLRRVTKRLDEIGVSYAVAGGMALFLHGYHRFTEDVDILVTREGLQRIHEQLEGRGYVRRFEASKNLRDTESGVKIEFLLTGGFPGDGKPKEIAFPDPSAVAEVRNGIRVLNVPTLVTLKIASALTGVGRTKDLGDVEEMIKLLSLPKSFGDQLHPSIRDKYESIWSSINASPKRYVLLWKHESLKQQVASLDELINAMPSAASTLESMRKEGITLDPGLTTLESAYLVTTDRTVADKYQMEDESELLDRTR, from the coding sequence ATGCCTCTTCCTGAGCCAACCAATCAGAACCTCGGTGCGAACATCGGCCAACCGCCAATCGTCGGCATGGTCGAACCCTTCGAAGCCCGAATGAACCAGGATTTGGAGTGGGCCATGTCCGAAGGAAGCGTGTTCTTCGAGGGACGCGGCAAGGTTCAAGACAGCTTGCGCCGCGTTACCAAGCGATTGGACGAAATCGGAGTTTCCTATGCCGTGGCCGGCGGGATGGCGCTGTTCCTGCACGGGTATCATCGCTTTACCGAGGACGTCGATATTCTGGTCACGCGCGAGGGGCTACAGCGCATCCACGAACAGCTTGAAGGCCGCGGCTATGTACGCCGCTTTGAGGCCAGCAAGAATCTGCGCGACACCGAATCGGGCGTCAAAATCGAGTTCTTGCTTACCGGTGGTTTCCCCGGCGACGGCAAGCCCAAGGAAATCGCGTTTCCCGACCCGAGCGCCGTCGCCGAAGTGCGCAACGGCATCCGCGTGCTCAACGTACCGACCTTGGTCACGCTAAAGATCGCTTCGGCCTTGACGGGCGTGGGACGGACCAAAGATTTGGGCGACGTCGAAGAAATGATCAAGCTGCTATCGTTGCCCAAGTCGTTCGGTGACCAACTGCATCCATCGATCCGCGACAAGTACGAGTCGATCTGGTCGTCGATCAACGCTTCGCCCAAGCGTTATGTATTGTTGTGGAAGCACGAATCGCTGAAGCAACAAGTCGCCTCGCTCGATGAGTTGATCAATGCGATGCCGAGCGCGGCTTCGACCTTGGAAAGCATGCGCAAGGAAGGGATCACGCTCGATCCCGGCCTGACCACGCTCGAAAGCGCGTATCTCGTGACGACCGATCGCACGGTCGCCGACAAGTATCAGATGGAAGACGAATCAGAACTGTTAGATCGCACCCGCTAA
- a CDS encoding DNA topoisomerase VI subunit B — MAAGQRDISVSEFFAKNRHLLGFDNPRKALLTTVKEAVDNSLDACEEAGILPEIWVHIEATGTNRFKVGVQDNGPGIVKQQIPNIFGKLLYGSKFHRLRMSRGQQGIGISAAGMYGVLTTGKPVKVMSRIGAKKPAHYFEIQIDTKKNKPEILNNRGEGVDVEPGEAGQKQMEKYGIEWVETPHGTRVTIELEAKYQRGRGSVDEYLSQTAIANPHVTIHYKDPDGEEYHYARAAEELPPEPKEILPHPYGIELGNLVTMLQATKGSTLSQFLTSSFSRVSPGTAAKVCEAAKLSTRANPGRIGRNDAESLYQALQATKIPAPSTDCITPIGEPLLLKGMHHVVPAEFYAAETRPPSVYRGNPFLIEVAVAYGGASQAAKVTLEALTELLQETDARTLRQFLINGFSGVGSEAADRILEEAKFGTRVSPQKLKPAEIKQLHEAMRNVNLDEGQTMNVLRYANRVPLQFQPGACAITQMIMSTNWRSYGLSQSRGGLPSGPVTVLVHVASVWVPFTSESKEAVASYPEIQRDLRLGLQAVGRKLAMYVRKRQKVKQEGERRSIFLRYLKEVASAVHDINGANQQSLYDQLLKVAKRKTAQADAKYDDQGRLVEEPDEEDYGDKVLIVGQAGDEPSGEAVADTPKKGKKSAKKS; from the coding sequence ATGGCCGCCGGCCAGCGCGATATCTCGGTCAGCGAGTTCTTCGCCAAGAACCGGCATCTGCTCGGCTTTGACAATCCGCGCAAAGCGCTGCTGACCACCGTGAAAGAGGCCGTCGACAACTCGCTCGACGCCTGTGAAGAGGCCGGCATCCTGCCCGAGATTTGGGTGCATATCGAAGCGACCGGCACGAATCGCTTTAAGGTCGGCGTTCAGGACAACGGCCCCGGCATCGTCAAGCAGCAGATTCCGAACATCTTTGGCAAGTTGCTGTACGGTTCGAAGTTTCACCGCTTGCGGATGAGCCGCGGCCAGCAAGGCATCGGCATCAGCGCCGCCGGCATGTACGGCGTGCTGACGACCGGCAAGCCGGTGAAGGTGATGTCGCGCATCGGCGCCAAGAAACCGGCGCACTACTTCGAGATTCAAATCGACACCAAGAAGAACAAACCCGAGATCCTGAACAACCGGGGCGAAGGGGTCGACGTCGAACCGGGCGAAGCCGGCCAGAAGCAAATGGAGAAGTACGGCATCGAATGGGTCGAAACGCCACACGGCACGCGCGTGACCATCGAGCTCGAAGCCAAGTACCAGCGCGGGCGCGGCAGCGTGGACGAGTATCTGTCCCAAACGGCCATCGCCAATCCTCACGTCACGATCCATTACAAGGATCCGGACGGCGAGGAGTATCACTACGCGCGGGCCGCCGAGGAATTGCCCCCCGAGCCCAAGGAAATTTTGCCGCATCCATACGGCATCGAACTGGGCAACCTGGTGACGATGTTGCAGGCGACCAAGGGATCGACCCTGTCCCAGTTCCTGACCAGCAGCTTCTCGCGGGTCAGCCCGGGCACGGCGGCCAAGGTGTGCGAGGCGGCCAAGCTGAGCACGCGGGCCAACCCAGGCCGGATCGGTCGCAACGACGCCGAGTCGTTGTACCAGGCGCTGCAAGCGACCAAGATTCCCGCGCCGTCAACCGATTGTATTACGCCGATCGGCGAGCCGTTGTTGCTGAAAGGGATGCACCACGTGGTGCCGGCCGAGTTCTACGCGGCCGAAACTCGCCCGCCGTCCGTCTATCGCGGCAACCCGTTCCTGATCGAGGTGGCGGTAGCCTACGGCGGCGCGTCGCAGGCGGCCAAGGTGACGCTCGAAGCGCTGACCGAGCTGCTGCAAGAGACCGACGCCCGAACGCTGCGCCAGTTTCTGATCAACGGCTTCAGCGGCGTTGGGTCCGAGGCGGCCGACAGGATCTTGGAAGAAGCGAAGTTCGGCACGCGTGTCTCGCCACAAAAGCTCAAACCGGCCGAGATCAAGCAACTGCACGAAGCGATGCGAAACGTGAACCTGGACGAAGGGCAGACGATGAACGTGCTGCGCTACGCCAATCGGGTGCCGTTGCAATTTCAGCCCGGCGCGTGCGCGATTACGCAAATGATCATGTCGACCAATTGGCGATCGTACGGACTAAGCCAGTCGCGCGGCGGCTTGCCCAGTGGGCCGGTGACCGTGCTGGTCCATGTGGCCAGTGTGTGGGTGCCGTTCACCAGCGAGTCGAAGGAAGCGGTCGCCAGCTACCCGGAAATCCAGCGCGATCTGCGATTGGGGCTGCAAGCCGTCGGCCGCAAGCTGGCCATGTACGTCCGCAAGCGGCAGAAAGTCAAACAGGAGGGCGAGCGGCGCTCGATCTTCCTGCGCTACCTGAAGGAAGTCGCGTCGGCGGTCCACGACATCAACGGCGCCAATCAGCAATCGCTCTATGACCAACTGCTGAAAGTCGCCAAACGCAAGACGGCCCAGGCCGACGCCAAATACGACGATCAAGGCCGCTTGGTCGAAGAGCCGGACGAAGAAGACTACGGCGACAAGGTGTTGATCGTCGGCCAGGCCGGCGACGAGCCGAGCGGCGAAGCGGTGGCGGATACGCCGAAGAAGGGCAAGAAATCGGCCAAGAAGTCCTAG
- a CDS encoding biopolymer transporter ExbD yields MRVPSYSEANRGRMDTNMTPMIDVVFQLLIFFVCTVSFQALEEVLPTNLRAPGAGAGATALDPALAELEDVIIRIEREGAKTRWSLSSRNFATLPELRAVLGQLAQLRADLPVILDSQPDVPLGDVIDTYDMCRVIGFEKIQFAAHTPVNPAPPKPPAGS; encoded by the coding sequence ATGCGTGTGCCCAGCTATAGCGAGGCCAATCGCGGTCGGATGGACACGAACATGACGCCGATGATCGACGTCGTGTTTCAGTTGTTGATCTTTTTCGTCTGCACGGTCAGCTTTCAGGCGTTGGAAGAAGTCCTACCGACCAATCTGCGCGCGCCGGGGGCGGGTGCCGGCGCGACCGCGCTCGATCCCGCCTTGGCCGAGTTGGAAGACGTGATCATTCGTATCGAGCGCGAAGGGGCCAAGACGCGCTGGTCGCTCAGCTCGCGGAACTTTGCCACCTTGCCCGAGCTGCGCGCCGTGCTGGGGCAACTGGCCCAACTGCGCGCCGACCTGCCGGTGATTCTCGACAGCCAGCCCGACGTGCCGCTGGGCGATGTGATCGACACCTACGACATGTGCCGCGTGATCGGCTTTGAGAAAATTCAGTTCGCGGCTCACACGCCGGTGAATCCCGCGCCGCCGAAGCCACCGGCGGGTTCTTAA
- a CDS encoding biopolymer transporter ExbD — protein sequence MFVPHAKSRPSLEFNMTPMIDVTFLLIIFFLVSGHLAHQETQLELELPKAASGHKPDDEESTARRVTINVLDDGQLMLAGQPVDPAELERRIGFESRHAEHPGQEVEVRIRCHRAAPYRAVEPILLACARGGIWKVTFAVLHRDGSG from the coding sequence ATGTTCGTCCCTCACGCCAAATCGCGACCGAGCCTGGAATTCAACATGACGCCGATGATCGACGTCACGTTCTTGCTGATTATTTTCTTCCTCGTCTCGGGTCACCTGGCTCACCAAGAGACGCAGCTCGAGCTGGAGCTGCCCAAAGCCGCCAGCGGTCACAAGCCCGACGACGAAGAATCGACGGCGCGGCGCGTAACGATCAACGTCCTCGACGACGGACAGTTGATGTTGGCCGGCCAGCCGGTCGACCCGGCCGAGTTGGAACGCCGCATCGGCTTTGAAAGCCGGCATGCCGAGCACCCAGGCCAGGAAGTCGAAGTGCGGATTCGCTGCCACCGCGCCGCGCCGTATCGCGCCGTCGAGCCGATCTTGCTGGCCTGCGCCCGCGGCGGCATCTGGAAGGTCACCTTCGCCGTGTTGCATCGCGACGGGAGCGGCTGA
- a CDS encoding MotA/TolQ/ExbB proton channel family protein, whose amino-acid sequence MHTIRYAALTLIGWLALAAPLAAQTPEAQRQVEDDVNSFSGIILAGGSVGAVIILLSIVAVGLAIDYLRTLRQPVLMPRALVEQVWQLAQQGQIAEALQVCHNDRSCLAIVLEAGLRHADEGWPAIEKGMEDALAEQAGKLYRRIEYLSVIGNIAPMLGLLGTVVGMVFAFRVVATTQGAARAADLAEGIYKALITTVEGLVVAIPALGLFAMFRSRVENMLGQLASTAQQTLAPLRAPRPAPRRTAPVAPPVEGR is encoded by the coding sequence TTGCACACCATTCGTTACGCGGCGCTGACGTTGATCGGCTGGCTGGCGCTGGCTGCGCCCCTGGCCGCGCAAACCCCCGAGGCTCAGCGCCAAGTCGAGGATGACGTCAACTCGTTCAGCGGCATCATCCTGGCCGGCGGCAGCGTCGGCGCGGTGATCATTCTGTTGTCGATCGTCGCCGTCGGCCTGGCCATCGACTACCTGCGCACGCTACGGCAACCGGTCCTCATGCCCCGCGCGCTGGTTGAACAGGTCTGGCAGTTGGCCCAGCAAGGCCAGATCGCCGAGGCGCTGCAAGTCTGTCACAACGATCGATCGTGCCTGGCCATCGTGCTGGAAGCGGGCCTGCGCCACGCCGACGAAGGTTGGCCGGCCATCGAGAAAGGAATGGAAGACGCCCTTGCCGAGCAGGCCGGCAAGCTCTATCGCCGCATCGAATACCTGTCGGTCATCGGCAACATCGCGCCAATGCTCGGTCTGCTGGGGACGGTGGTCGGGATGGTGTTCGCCTTCCGCGTGGTCGCGACCACCCAAGGAGCCGCGCGCGCCGCCGATCTGGCCGAGGGTATCTACAAAGCCCTGATCACTACGGTCGAAGGGCTGGTCGTCGCCATTCCCGCGCTCGGCTTGTTCGCCATGTTTCGCAGCCGCGTTGAAAACATGCTCGGACAACTGGCGTCGACCGCTCAACAGACGCTCGCGCCGCTGCGCGCCCCCAGGCCGGCCCCGCGCCGCACGGCCCCCGTCGCCCCGCCGGTGGAGGGACGTTAG
- a CDS encoding tetratricopeptide repeat protein — translation MRYTDRHNTSRLVRVALVVVFVGVAPLRGEDIVTLSSASKPDGRVRMTGTVLDYTGAELSIQLPGGSQQKFPGRQVIEIQTARTAEHRQGDELLAARQYAAAVQKYNDALKPDRETRRWVRRLILSRLVVCYARLDRAAIAGDYFLTLAKDDPNTPYFDTIPLAWRPQSVPADLEQKAREWAGRSDSPLAQLLGTSYLLTTSNQANALTLLRTLAFSKDERVAMLAEAQSWRVTFPTATSVTLNAWAERVERFPESLRAGPEFALGRALVQRDQPEAGAIALLRVAIVNSDDRPLASESLWLAGQALEKLGKPVDAARLYRELIANYPESSNLSAAQERLRELSAAPAATK, via the coding sequence ATGAGATACACGGATCGGCACAACACGAGTCGGCTCGTTCGAGTGGCGCTGGTCGTCGTATTCGTCGGCGTCGCGCCGCTGCGCGGCGAGGACATCGTCACGTTGTCATCGGCATCGAAGCCTGACGGGCGAGTGCGGATGACCGGCACCGTGCTCGATTACACCGGCGCGGAGCTTTCGATCCAGCTTCCCGGCGGCTCGCAGCAGAAGTTCCCCGGTCGACAGGTGATCGAGATTCAGACCGCGCGGACGGCCGAGCACCGCCAAGGGGACGAACTGCTAGCCGCCCGGCAATACGCGGCCGCCGTGCAGAAGTACAACGACGCCTTGAAGCCCGACCGTGAAACACGGCGCTGGGTCCGCCGGCTGATCTTGTCGCGGCTGGTCGTCTGCTACGCGCGGCTCGATCGCGCGGCCATCGCGGGAGATTACTTCCTCACACTGGCCAAGGACGATCCGAACACCCCCTACTTCGACACCATCCCGCTGGCGTGGCGTCCGCAAAGCGTGCCAGCCGACCTGGAGCAAAAGGCTCGCGAGTGGGCCGGCCGCAGCGATTCGCCCCTGGCGCAACTGTTGGGGACGAGTTATCTTTTGACCACGTCGAACCAGGCCAACGCGCTGACCTTGCTACGTACCCTAGCATTCAGCAAGGACGAGCGTGTGGCCATGCTGGCCGAGGCTCAATCGTGGCGTGTGACGTTTCCAACGGCCACATCAGTGACGCTCAACGCCTGGGCCGAGCGCGTGGAAAGGTTTCCCGAGTCGCTGCGCGCCGGTCCCGAGTTCGCCCTGGGGCGCGCACTGGTCCAGCGCGATCAACCCGAGGCGGGCGCCATCGCGCTACTACGTGTGGCGATCGTCAACAGCGACGACCGGCCGCTGGCCAGCGAGAGTCTCTGGCTGGCCGGCCAGGCGCTGGAAAAACTGGGCAAACCCGTCGACGCCGCCCGGCTTTATCGCGAACTGATTGCCAACTATCCCGAATCATCGAACCTGTCGGCCGCGCAGGAGCGTTTGCGAGAGCTAAGCGCCGCGCCGGCCGCGACCAAATGA
- a CDS encoding PLDc N-terminal domain-containing protein, with protein sequence MTTETAGRANIVDFVETSNFVQHYWLHLLGLATVCLQLVAGGHALLNKRDPRSAIGWVGLIWLTPLVGATLYFLLGINRIRRRARSLRGPMARGQRRSKSPTSTVDRLFKATSGHGAHLDPLVRLVGEVTGQPLVIGNRVTPLEHGSRAYPEMLAAIRDAQKSIVLATYIFNNDITGREFAAALGQAVERGVEVRVLVDAIGARYSLPTIFSLLPKLKVRSARFLPTYVPVFAPYFNLRNHRKILVVDGHVGFTGGMNIRRCGKQGEESDDELNDLHFKLEGPIASHLAQVFADDWEFATGESLDGESWFPMIEPVGEALARGIVDGPDENRGKLRLSILGAISCAESRIRILTPYFLPDQALITALGVARMRGVEVDIILPAQNNLALVQWACTAQLWQVLEHGCRVWYSAPPFDHTKLMIVDDCWTLLGSGNWDQRSLRLNFEFNVECYDAALATQLEQLAAKKLATARQVTLTEVDSRALPVRLRDGIARLFSPYL encoded by the coding sequence ATGACCACCGAGACAGCGGGCCGGGCGAACATCGTGGACTTTGTTGAGACATCCAACTTTGTACAGCATTACTGGCTCCACCTGCTCGGGCTGGCCACCGTCTGTTTGCAGCTTGTCGCCGGCGGCCACGCGCTGTTGAACAAGCGCGACCCGCGCTCGGCCATTGGCTGGGTCGGACTGATTTGGCTAACCCCGTTGGTCGGCGCGACGCTGTATTTCCTGCTGGGCATCAACCGGATTCGTCGCCGTGCCCGTTCGCTGCGCGGCCCCATGGCGCGTGGTCAGCGCCGCTCCAAGTCGCCGACCAGCACGGTCGATCGGCTGTTCAAGGCCACGTCGGGGCACGGCGCGCACCTTGACCCGCTGGTCCGGCTGGTCGGCGAGGTGACCGGGCAGCCGCTGGTGATCGGCAACCGCGTGACGCCGCTCGAACACGGGTCGCGGGCTTATCCCGAAATGCTGGCCGCCATTCGTGACGCCCAGAAAAGCATCGTGCTGGCGACCTATATTTTTAACAACGACATCACCGGGCGCGAGTTCGCCGCAGCGCTCGGCCAGGCCGTCGAGCGGGGCGTCGAGGTCCGCGTGCTGGTCGACGCCATCGGCGCGCGCTACTCGCTGCCGACCATCTTTTCGCTGTTGCCCAAGTTGAAGGTGCGGTCGGCGCGCTTTCTGCCCACCTATGTGCCGGTCTTCGCGCCGTACTTCAATCTGCGCAATCACCGCAAAATCCTTGTCGTCGACGGCCACGTTGGCTTTACCGGCGGCATGAACATCCGCCGCTGCGGCAAGCAGGGCGAGGAAAGCGACGACGAACTGAACGACTTGCACTTCAAGCTCGAAGGGCCGATCGCCTCGCACCTGGCCCAGGTGTTTGCCGACGACTGGGAGTTCGCTACCGGCGAATCGTTGGACGGTGAGTCCTGGTTCCCCATGATCGAACCGGTGGGCGAAGCGCTGGCCCGCGGCATCGTCGATGGTCCCGACGAAAACCGGGGCAAACTCCGGCTGAGCATCTTGGGGGCGATTTCCTGCGCCGAATCGCGGATTCGCATCCTCACCCCCTACTTCCTGCCCGACCAGGCGTTGATCACCGCGCTGGGCGTGGCCCGCATGCGCGGCGTCGAGGTCGACATCATTCTGCCGGCCCAGAACAATCTGGCCCTGGTCCAGTGGGCCTGCACCGCCCAGTTGTGGCAGGTGCTCGAACATGGCTGCCGCGTCTGGTACAGCGCGCCCCCGTTCGATCACACCAAGCTGATGATCGTCGACGACTGTTGGACCTTGCTGGGCTCGGGCAACTGGGACCAGCGCAGCCTGCGGCTTAATTTCGAGTTCAACGTCGAATGTTACGACGCGGCGTTGGCCACCCAGCTCGAGCAACTGGCCGCCAAAAAGCTGGCCACCGCGCGGCAAGTCACCCTGACCGAGGTTGACTCGCGGGCGCTCCCCGTCCGGCTGCGCGACGGCATTGCCCGGCTCTTTTCGCCTTATCTGTAG
- a CDS encoding GIY-YIG nuclease family protein, giving the protein MFRPLDNGQFAGFGRSDRIGNCRSPLTTLELPATRRKTRRLLREQCPAAPGVYGMINDQGELIYVGKSKLLRNRLITYFQSGADAEKAGRIVSTAEHLVWERTSHEFAALMRELELIRRFRPRYNVQGQPGGLRRGYLCLGRAPAAYAYLSPTVTSKSERAYGPLSIGRRMRRAVERLNNLFRLRDCPDRVPMHFADQRGLFDESLAPKCLRYELGVCLGPCAGLCSLRQYSRSVRAAAELVEGRDLSALERLNATMLDAAAKQQFERAAALRDAESDMRYLCYQVAHINEVRRNWTFIYSPHQARRRHTWYLVRNGVPVGAMRAPTDAPQAQRAAARLGAVYDNPFPAAEGAEHNTLPFVLLVSLWFRRHPEQMAHVMPVDQALAHCQSLVTKHT; this is encoded by the coding sequence GTGTTTCGCCCTTTGGACAATGGCCAGTTCGCCGGCTTTGGTCGCTCGGATCGGATCGGCAACTGCCGCTCGCCGCTCACCACGCTCGAACTGCCGGCCACCCGCCGCAAGACGCGCCGGCTGCTGCGCGAGCAGTGCCCTGCCGCGCCGGGCGTCTATGGCATGATCAACGATCAGGGCGAGTTGATCTACGTCGGCAAGTCCAAGTTGCTGCGCAACCGGCTGATCACGTACTTCCAGTCAGGCGCCGACGCCGAAAAGGCGGGCCGTATCGTCAGCACGGCCGAGCACCTGGTCTGGGAACGGACATCGCACGAGTTTGCCGCGCTGATGCGCGAACTGGAACTGATTCGCCGCTTCCGCCCGCGCTACAACGTCCAAGGCCAGCCCGGCGGCTTGCGGCGGGGCTATCTCTGTCTGGGACGCGCGCCGGCCGCTTACGCCTACCTGTCCCCCACGGTCACCAGCAAGTCCGAGCGAGCCTACGGCCCCTTGTCGATCGGCCGGCGGATGCGCCGCGCCGTCGAACGCTTGAACAACTTGTTCCGCCTGCGCGATTGTCCCGATCGGGTGCCCATGCACTTCGCCGACCAGCGTGGACTATTCGACGAATCGCTCGCGCCGAAGTGCCTGCGCTACGAGTTGGGCGTCTGCCTGGGGCCCTGCGCCGGTCTCTGCTCGCTACGGCAGTATTCGCGATCCGTCCGCGCCGCGGCCGAGTTGGTCGAAGGGCGCGACCTGTCGGCGCTCGAACGACTGAACGCCACCATGCTCGACGCCGCCGCCAAGCAGCAATTCGAACGCGCCGCCGCGCTGCGCGACGCAGAGAGCGACATGCGCTACCTGTGCTACCAGGTGGCCCACATCAACGAAGTCCGCCGCAACTGGACGTTCATCTACTCGCCCCATCAGGCCCGCCGCCGCCACACCTGGTATCTGGTGCGCAACGGCGTCCCGGTCGGCGCGATGCGTGCGCCGACCGACGCGCCCCAGGCCCAGCGGGCGGCAGCGCGACTGGGCGCGGTCTATGACAACCCGTTTCCCGCGGCCGAAGGGGCCGAGCACAACACCTTGCCGTTCGTGCTGCTGGTCTCCCTCTGGTTCCGTCGCCATCCCGAGCAAATGGCCCACGTCATGCCCGTGGACCAGGCCTTGGCCCATTGCCAATCGCTCGTGACCAAGCACACGTAG